In the Tamandua tetradactyla isolate mTamTet1 chromosome 8, mTamTet1.pri, whole genome shotgun sequence genome, GGATGTGGAGAGAGAAGATATGGCTTTGAGTCCCAGGTCGATCATTTACTGGCTTTGTGACCTTAGGCAACTCATTTGCGTTATTGCCAGCTAAATATTTGGAAGCTTGTTGAAATGGCAAAGGGTACATTTGTGGGTTTTATCATGTTTTCACCATCCACTGTCTATCCATGATGAGAAGTCAACAATCACTGTCCTCAGTGAAAGCTTCACTGGGGCTTGCCTACTTCTTTGGAGGTTCTGATAGAAACTAGAGAAGGTAGGGGTGTTCACTCCCCATTGGAGACCCTGCTATTTCCCTATCTACTCACCAATTCCCTCAGGGTTGAAGCTGAGTGTAAAGATAGAAATAGTCCACTTTATGTAAAGAGTTATCTCTCATTCTCACAACTACTCCATAAGGTATATATTATTCTTATCTTgagctgagaaaactgaaaccCAAAGAGATAAAGTGATTTGTCTAAGGTCACAGTGGGCAGAATTTAGAACCTGGTCTGACTGCCTGCAAATTTAGTGTTTTTTATTACACCTCATTGATGTGTCTGTATTCCAGATCCTGTGCTATTGCTGGATGCTCCTTTTCCATCCCAATCTGTTCTGATTTTTGCTCTGGAATCTGTACACTTCTGAAAGTTCTGGGATGAGgtatacatttgttctagctGTGATTATGCAAAAGAATTGattaaataaaagggaaaaaaaggattcTTTAACCTCTTTAAGAAAACAGACTTTGAGCACTTTAGTAGTTGGTCGCTGAAATTAATAGAGGCACCAATTTTAATTCTCCCTTCAAGTAGGTCTTTGAGGCTTTTATCTGCTAGTACTCACCACCTTTGGAAGGGTCATGAATGTGGTGGaaacctgtttcttcatctgaaatgaATCAATCATTTCTCCACTCTTTAGAAAATATCTGCTCTAAGTAGTTTTTGTGCTCATCTTTGAGGAATCGGAGGCCTTGGGGAGTTCCTAATCTCATATGGAAAAGAAAGGCAGGGAAAGAGACACAACGTAGTGTAATTGTGCTATAAGAGCAGTGTGTACAGGATGTTATAGAAGCAAAGGATTTGAGGAGACTGAATCTGGAGCAGAGGCAGAATGGATTCTTGCTATGTCCttgtgagaatcaaataagaTAAAGTATGTGCTGCAGGTTATAAATAGTGAGTTGTTATTCCCTGATGCTCCAAGATCTCTCTTTACACAAATACCTGTGCCCATGCATGTAGCCAGGATTCAgacatccattcattcaaattCTATTTTCTGGGTGTCTGTTATATGCCAGCACTGAGCCAGGCACTGAGGCATTATTCTTCAGCATCCAGATTGGTTTTCCTTTGCACTAGGAGACAGtcaaaattttcaaacatttttttttttttttttttgcttcaaaggGAAGAGTTTGagtgtgtttgttttcttaaaaatcccCAGAATTGAGAATATGGTGTTTTAGTTCTGAAAATTCAGAGGTTGACAAGTTGGAGGTCCTTTGAAAACTTTAGAATCAATAGacctttttatcatttttccttgTACACTCTTCTTTTCCCCCCATCTGTACCCAAGTCCCAGCTCAAGTTTTTGCTCTCCTTAGCCCATTTGCTTTTTCTGATGCCATGTCCCACCTCTCTGCTCCTGGAGCACTTGCCTTCTGCTTTTCTTATGGTTATATGTGTACATGACCACTTCCTATCAGGCAGTAAGGTCCTTGAGAATGGGTAACatatctaatttatattttttaaatccttcttTCTTAACTTTATGTTATGatttaattataatttcaaacatacagaaaaaatagCATAATGAACCTCCAAGTACCCCATCACCATCTTCAACAATTATCAGCTCACAGCCAATCTTAGTTCATAAAGTTCTCCCTGAGAGTATTTTGAAGCAGATCCTTATCTGATATCCTTACCTTTTGCATCCCCTGCAGCACCTGGTAAAGTGATCTAGCACTTTGCTCTTAGTTCTTCAAAGCAATTATcaatcagaaaatattcaatttctccataaaaataaattatttaaaaatactgaggACAGAAAATGGAATAAACACTATAGTGTGTAAAAATTGAATTTGACAgcatatttatgaataaatgagcaaatgattaaaaaattatcAGTTGATTCAATAACTTTTAAGTTCAAAgttttaaatgttcaaaaatctaatcaagaaatatttattggagacccgggttcgattcccattgcctgcccatgttaaaaagtatatatatatttattgaagatATCCACGTCTCATAGTGCTGGCAGCCAGGAGGTAACATCAGccctgtttgctaaagctgctgaatgtTTCTGCAGACGTTACCTTGTCCACTTTGGGCACTACTCTCTCCATTGAGGGAAGGCTGGGTGATAGCTTTTAGCTTGTGCTCTCTCTACCCTTAGCTGGAGTTTTATTTAAGCTGATTGTGACTCCTCCAGGAATAGCATGCCTGTCATCTGATGCCAAAGTTTGTGCCCTTTCCTCTATGCCTACCAatactccacccccacccaccagtCTTCTTTCCAGCTTTCGGGTGTGTCCACCTGCAAGAAATAGTGCTGGAGAAGAGGGTTATGTTCATTTTGTGTGTAGTATTTTCAGGATTGAGACTGAATGGGAAATAACGCAGTACTTAAGAGTATTATCAATTACTGATCAGATAGCAAGTAAATATGATTTTGGGGACACCTCTGTGAATCTAATGAGTTGTTTAGTTTAACTCATTGCTCTGTCTTTATCCGGACTATCAGCAAATTAGTGATGCTTGTTGAGCAAAGTGAGAGTGTAGGCTTATACTTACTTGCTTTGGTTCCTAGGGCCAATTATTGGttgttggttttggtttttgtttatttggtctctgtctttttattttttaaaagtaaaagttttttattgtggtaatgtgTAACATAAAATgtgctattttaaccatttatatctgtacaattcagtgatattatttttacaatgttgtgctaccatcaccatcttccattattaaaacaaattttcattgcccaaaacagaaacttttgACCCACTAAGCAGTAACTCTCAATTCTCCCTTCCCTATTCTCTGGTAACGTCTAatcttctttctatctctctgaTTAACTTATAATAGATATTTCATATAGGTagaatcatacattatttgtccttttatggctggcttattttatttggcataatgttttcaaggtttatccatgttgtagcatgtatcaggacttcattcctttttatgtctgaataatattccattgtatggatataccaattttttaaacatttttccttggtgagatataacgtatatacaaagaaagcagtaatttttttttttgcatgggcaggcactgggaataaaacctgggtctctggaatggcaggcaagaactctgcctgctgagctactgtggcccacccaaaaatgcaataataaattttaaactacattttaacaaatagttataaaacagatatcaaggtttgatgtgggttacagttccataatttcaggtttttccttgtagctgctccaagacactgagcactaaaaagaaatatcagtatgattcagtagtcaaactcatttgttatatcctaacTTCTCTTATACCTCCTCCTtgtcctttgatccttttctcagtgtttaggaatatttgggctatgcccattctaaaattttcatgttAAACAGGGGTGTtaacaatatggggtagggggatagaACTGGGTAATGTTTGTGGAAAGACTGgtaccctctaggtttcaggacttcaattagagataaaaatgaagctgatttggtcgggactaagataaatcagaatataggtcAAAGGATGATAGTTCACGTATTTTAGAGTTTTACCTATTATATGAgtccaaaggcagagaagtttattgCGTCTAGATCTTAAATCTTCTGTAACACACCATCTAAATCAACTTGCCTGGAGAGCTCATTcaaacaactcaaacacatggagcccagaatgggaatgaggcctggtaattctgtataactttaATGTTAATACCCAGCTATATCCCAgattatggtgggctgataatttaaaagtagtcataaaaaaaaaagtagtcagGTCTTCCTCGCCGCGGACATTTTGTCTGCTCTTGGTTGGATGCACCTAGCGGAGGCTCGGAACGCTGCATTGGACCTGATGTAGGGGAACCGGGAAGACGCGGGAGGAGGCTGTGTTCCCACTACACGGAGGCGGGTCAGAGGCTTGGTGGGGGCGGCGCCCGCGCTTGTGGTGACCCCGCCGTGGCCCGGCTGCCCCGCACTGTCCCCAGGCAGAACCAGCCAGATTTTCAGGAGTCTTTCAATCAGCCCGGTGGATTCCAACCTGCCTGGCCTCTCACTACCCAGGTGGTTGGCATGGAGAGGATGAAGAGGCATCTTCTGTAGAAGACGTATCACAGATTAGTACTACCAAGGAAAGTTCATCCACCCAGACAGTCCACCCTCGTGACATATGTAGCCCCatcttaaaacatattttgtaCCTGGCTGAACACCAGGGTGTATACCATGTACTGAAACTTTATATGTGTGGGGCATGTAGAAAAAAGTTCCTGTTCAGGGCAATCCTTCACCACCACCAGAAGCAGTATAATGTAGAGAAATCcttaagaaggaaggaagacaaggCCTCGTTTTGAAGAACTGCAGAGTTTGTGAAGAACTCTCACATCAGGAAAACACCACATATGACGTGGAATAGAACTTCTTTGCCAGCTCAGGGAGTCTCCAGCCAGAGCCCAACCACAAGCGAGAGGAAGATACCCAGGACCACCAAGATTGGGAAGGCCTTTCAAACAGGACAAATGCATTACAAGTGCAGTGAATGTGGCAAAGCTTTCAGTCGCAAAGACACACTTATTCAGcaccagagaattcacactggagaaagaCCTTATGAATGtggtgaatgtgggaaagccttcagccgCAAAGACAACCTTGTCCAGCACAAGAGAATCCACACTGGAGAAATGCCTTATAAGTGTGGTGAATGTGGGAAATATTTTAGCCATCACTCCAACCTAATTGTACACCAGAGAGTTCACACTGGAGCAAGGCCTTACAagtgcagtgaatgtgggaaagtcttcagACACAAATCTACACTTGTTCAGCATGAGAGTATTCATACTGAAGAAAATCCTTATACACacagtgaatgtgggaaatcaTTTAGCCACAAATACAGTCTTATTAAACATCAAAGGATTCACTCTGAGGCAAAGCATTATGAGTGTGTTGAATGTGGGAAATTCTTTAGCCAAAGCTCTGATCTTATGGCACACCAGAGGGTTCACACTGGTGAAAGGCCTTATGTgtgcagtgaatgtgggaaagaCTTTATCAGAAGCTCTCATCTTGTTCGGCACAAAAAAGTACGCACTGGAGAAAGGCCATATGAGTGcagtgaatgtggaaaagccttcagctTAAACTCCCACCTTGTTCGGCACCAGAAAATTCATGCTGTAAGAAGGCATTAGAAGTGCTAGGATTAGAAGTGCTTTATCTTCTTGATCAACACAACAGGGAACACACAGAAGTTCTGTGGCTggcctttgagagggaaccatcaGTCTGATACTGAACCTCATGTATCAGCAATCCACACTGGGGAGATATCTAATAAGTGTCAGGTATGGTGTACTTTCAGTAAATAAGTAGCACTTTCTCTAACTTGCTCAGGCTCCTTGCTAGGAGTGTCACTGCCAGTACCTGTGGGTGAACCCATTTCAACTTTACCAGTTATTGTGACATTACTCACCCCAGCATCCTCAGGAAGGCAGAACTCTGTACATTCTCTCACCAATGCCTGGAGGGAATCTTGAGAAACTTGAGTTTGATAGTGATTTTCATTTCCTATCCTCTGATTGCTGTGAGTGTGGACATGACTCATTTTTGGCCAAGAGGATCTGAACTGTGTTCTGGTGGTGCTTTGCAGAGGCTTACTTTCTTCATGGACATTGTTGGCCTCAAGTGATGCTTACAATGACTATTTCCAGCTTCCAATCACCCTGTCTGGAAACTTCTTGCCTCATATTGCTCTGGTTTGTGTTCTGTTGGACTTATTTGTTGTTCAAGTCCCTTTTAGTATTGGGGATTCTTTAATTTGAGTACAGAATAATGCTCTGACCAACTGAAGAGGTTTTCCAGCATTGTGAACCTCAGATGGGAGAGCAGGTTGATAGAGAAAGAGTTCTCAGTCCAGTTTTGGTGTTAATTTCTGTTTCTCACAAAATCTTCTTAGGCAAGAATGGAGGGCTTTGTGGACCTAATCTTGTCTGGATTCCAAAGTTACTTGAAGTCCCAGATAGCACTTTGAGGAAGAGTCAGTTGTGAATACCTTTAGTTT is a window encoding:
- the LOC143644549 gene encoding uncharacterized protein LOC143644549, with translation MTWNRTSLPAQGVSSQSPTTSERKIPRTTKIGKAFQTGQMHYKCSECGKAFSRKDTLIQHQRIHTGERPYECGECGKAFSRKDNLVQHKRIHTGEMPYKCGECGKYFSHHSNLIVHQRVHTGARPYKCSECGKVFRHKSTLVQHESIHTEENPYTHSECGKSFSHKYSLIKHQRIHSEAKHYECVECGKFFSQSSDLMAHQRVHTGERPYVCSECGKDFIRSSHLVRHKKVRTGERPYECSECGKAFSLNSHLVRHQKIHAVRRH